A genome region from Ignavibacteriota bacterium includes the following:
- a CDS encoding DUF3863 domain-containing protein yields MVTRTVPGPGRRSGSGVRVLIGASLWFLCVSVATGQDDHTPAIHAGVMGGRFLTLTTVVRVNQIEVSRDRNEGEDESAIHTLANAQSFRKAIADGWPGAKITWAFSWQALFSRAENYVRIRAYAKECHERYGDDVTFIPGGYFANAYNTRAQVNKDLHEALARVTEFMENGFRPRSVVAGFLSAANLQYLAEAEDIHVCQGNIWSQYAIDNQDGDGSLCYPYYPSKEHFCKPARSKDDLIDCVNLDGWTCDFLAARREGFKEGFNSRMGVGPIETIGNLGPEAGLRQMNATTAVHFDQGFAMNGFAWVTNCWEQCLVTQIGHLASLTAWLTAIRTRWPDARCITQGEFGLLWRATYRNNDSLNYRFVQRGTGIGGSDKDKEIRWYMNRDFRLALLKDLTSGTEHVIDLTRYDIPASEPRDMTRRWSLMGEVNQKQTRPQDAPRPFHDLSAGDRSRVEARYPEFKNK; encoded by the coding sequence TTGGTCACACGCACAGTGCCGGGTCCCGGCAGGCGATCAGGCTCTGGTGTTCGCGTCCTCATCGGTGCATCGCTCTGGTTCCTCTGCGTCTCCGTTGCGACCGGGCAGGATGACCATACGCCAGCCATTCATGCTGGTGTCATGGGCGGCCGGTTTCTCACGCTCACGACGGTCGTGCGGGTCAATCAGATCGAAGTCTCCCGTGACAGGAATGAGGGAGAGGATGAATCCGCGATCCATACGCTGGCGAACGCTCAGAGTTTTCGGAAAGCGATCGCAGACGGTTGGCCCGGGGCAAAGATCACGTGGGCATTCAGCTGGCAGGCGCTCTTTTCACGCGCAGAGAACTATGTCCGGATCCGGGCCTATGCAAAAGAGTGTCACGAGCGTTACGGCGATGATGTGACATTCATTCCGGGTGGGTATTTCGCCAATGCCTACAATACACGGGCACAGGTGAACAAGGACCTGCATGAGGCGTTGGCGCGGGTCACGGAGTTCATGGAAAACGGGTTTCGTCCCAGGAGCGTTGTGGCAGGATTCCTTTCCGCCGCGAACCTCCAGTATCTCGCGGAAGCAGAGGACATCCATGTCTGTCAGGGGAACATCTGGAGCCAGTACGCCATCGACAACCAGGACGGCGACGGCTCGCTCTGTTATCCGTACTATCCCTCGAAGGAACACTTCTGCAAGCCCGCCCGGTCGAAGGATGATCTGATCGATTGCGTGAACCTGGACGGATGGACGTGCGACTTCCTTGCCGCGCGGCGGGAGGGTTTCAAAGAGGGGTTCAACAGCCGGATGGGTGTGGGGCCCATCGAGACCATTGGCAATCTCGGTCCGGAGGCCGGGCTCCGCCAGATGAACGCCACAACCGCCGTGCATTTCGACCAGGGTTTTGCGATGAATGGGTTCGCCTGGGTGACCAATTGTTGGGAGCAATGCCTTGTCACGCAGATCGGGCATCTCGCATCGCTGACGGCATGGCTCACCGCGATCCGCACGCGGTGGCCGGATGCCCGCTGCATCACGCAGGGTGAATTCGGCCTGCTCTGGCGGGCGACATACAGGAATAATGACTCCTTGAATTACAGGTTCGTTCAGCGGGGGACGGGGATCGGCGGCTCGGACAAGGACAAAGAGATCAGGTGGTACATGAACAGGGATTTCAGGCTCGCACTCTTGAAGGATCTGACGTCCGGCACGGAACACGTGATCGACCTGACACGGTACGACATCCCGGCGAGCGAACCGCGCGACATGACCAGGCGGTGGAGCCTCATGGGCGAGGTGAATCAAAAACAGACCAGGCCGCAGGATGCCCCACGGCCGTTCCATGACCTTTCTGCCGGCGACCGGAGCCGGGTCGAAGCACGTTATCCGGAATTCAAGAACAAGTAG
- a CDS encoding T9SS type A sorting domain-containing protein yields the protein MRILTLSCFMLLTAGLLHDVHAGGKGFPAPGYNKVAYYVFDSGGPDHYPMTSFSDEANIVIVFEGTLWELADSTHYATPWMRNVNYHSHAEVLRDIRALQARGVKVLMNVDDAASWSTATPFTTYDGKKLSIQEFAAFIKTCAIDSVGFDGISLDIEHKATANTEYITLLKEVGKYFGPRSANSATQMYIAAIYSGGAPGPAVGKSKDITSYMNFIMDMAYFNSDFGFRFRQWADSIGASKTMVGMLNDYFDLAHATGAAAWQPTVPPKAGIMVYAANNSKAYTDAIFRALVVGPTQAAEPFPADNATGIGITAQLRWKGDPAATAHAIYLGSGGVLEKVGEQADTTFDPGALLPNTLYHWRIDEKNAVGTTIGKIWKFTTGTGTAVDGGEAGTPAAFALLQNFPNPFNASTVIGFTVGGEGVSRVRLTVCDMLGREVMTLVDEKRMPGTHRVSFDASRLASGMYLYRLHAGGTVLTKKLVLVR from the coding sequence ATGCGCATCCTTACTCTGAGTTGTTTCATGCTCCTGACAGCGGGTTTGCTCCACGATGTTCACGCCGGTGGCAAAGGATTCCCCGCACCGGGTTACAATAAGGTGGCATACTATGTCTTCGATTCGGGTGGGCCCGATCACTATCCGATGACATCGTTCTCGGATGAAGCCAATATCGTCATCGTGTTCGAAGGGACGCTCTGGGAGCTGGCGGATTCCACGCATTACGCAACGCCATGGATGCGGAACGTGAACTATCACTCGCACGCCGAGGTCCTGCGTGATATCCGGGCGTTGCAGGCACGTGGGGTCAAGGTCCTCATGAACGTGGATGACGCCGCGTCGTGGAGCACCGCGACGCCGTTCACGACGTACGACGGCAAGAAGTTGAGCATCCAGGAGTTCGCGGCCTTCATCAAGACCTGTGCTATCGATTCCGTTGGTTTCGATGGCATCTCCCTCGACATCGAACACAAGGCAACCGCCAATACCGAATACATCACGCTCCTGAAGGAGGTAGGAAAGTATTTCGGGCCCCGCTCTGCGAACAGTGCCACCCAGATGTACATCGCGGCCATCTACTCCGGTGGTGCACCCGGCCCGGCGGTAGGCAAATCGAAGGACATCACGTCGTACATGAACTTCATCATGGATATGGCGTATTTTAATTCCGATTTCGGCTTCCGCTTCCGGCAGTGGGCGGATTCCATCGGTGCATCCAAGACCATGGTCGGTATGTTGAACGACTACTTTGACCTTGCTCATGCCACCGGTGCCGCCGCCTGGCAACCCACGGTGCCCCCGAAAGCAGGGATCATGGTGTATGCTGCGAACAACAGCAAGGCGTATACGGATGCGATCTTCAGAGCGCTGGTCGTCGGTCCGACCCAGGCAGCGGAGCCGTTCCCTGCAGACAACGCGACGGGGATAGGCATCACCGCGCAGCTGCGCTGGAAAGGCGATCCCGCGGCGACAGCTCATGCGATCTACCTCGGCTCCGGTGGTGTGCTCGAGAAAGTGGGCGAACAGGCTGATACCACATTCGATCCAGGGGCACTCCTGCCCAACACGCTGTATCACTGGCGGATCGATGAGAAGAATGCGGTCGGGACGACGATAGGAAAGATCTGGAAATTCACGACGGGGACCGGCACCGCCGTCGATGGTGGGGAGGCGGGGACGCCTGCGGCGTTCGCACTTCTTCAGAATTTCCCGAATCCGTTCAATGCCAGTACTGTGATCGGATTCACGGTGGGTGGGGAGGGAGTGAGCCGCGTCCGTCTCACGGTGTGCGATATGCTCGGCCGCGAGGTCATGACCCTCGTAGATGAGAAGAGAATGCCGGGGACGCACCGCGTGTCATTCGACGCCTCGCGTCTTGCCAGCGGGATGTACCTCTACCGCTTGCACGCGGGCGGCACGGTCCTGACGAAGAAGCTCGTGCTCGTTCGTTAG